CTCGGAGAACGCAGGGCCACAGTAATCGGCGTCCAGCATAGACGtgaaggagcagctggacacATCCGGGCCCGTCGTCGTTCGCCCGACACTCCGTCCCACTTCCGGGGTCTGGAGCTTTTCAAAGCCGAAAAGAGTCTCTCGGGCTTCAGGACTGTTGAAGGATTTCTCGCTGAGCCTGGTGTAGGAGCGGCGGACCTTCTGGGACCACACCGCATCTTGTGGGTCCGCAGTCGGCTCCTTCGGTGATGACGGAGGGAGGATTGGTGATGGCATGGCGGTCAGCTTCTTAGCACCAGAAGACCGGCCGCAATCCGGGACAAGACCCGGGGTGGAAACTTTTGGCCGTCTCGGTGTGTTTTCTTTGTCCTGCTCAGGCTGAGCAGTTGTTTTCCTTGGCGCTATTTTCCTAACAACAATCGAACGCTTAACCGCAATGCTATTAGCCGGCGCCATGTTGTTGTCAGCATTTACCAAAGGAGAAGTCAACCGTGGGGAGCGTCTTCGCTGCAAAGAGCCGTTTAGGCTGGGAGGTGTTCGTCCCTTCATGCCGACCTCCAATCGGATACAACAATGTATATAAAGTGTAAGTAAGTCGCTTCTGTTGATATTCAGTCCACAGCGAGTGTCTCCAACACTCAACAGGAAAAGGCCGCTCAAATTGCCCGCCCGAGTCGCACACAGACCACGTAATACTGCTTCCGGTGACGCAGCAGCAGGCGCCGCCGAATGCAACTTTTGCTGTGTAATCTGAACAAGCGACGAAGAGGAAAGCTGTTTGTGTAATTAGTATTCGCCATCGAAATAACACTTCTTATGCAGAATGGAATATTTAATTGGCATACAGGGACCGGATTTTGTCCTCGTCGCTGCCGACAATGTCGCGGCCAACAGCATCATTCAGATGAAACATGGTCAGTGACAATGTGTTAGCTTGGCGTTAGCCGACCATCACTGCCGTTTTAACGAGATATTAAAACGTTAACTTGCTTAAAAATAGCATGTTACAGAATATCTTAATTGAATGTTATATATGTGTAAGATTTAACCCTTGGTTATGTTTTCTGTCAAAGTTGTACCATGACAAATGTTTggagcgagctagctagctaagcGAAATACCGCTGTCTTATGAATGACAAACATGttcaacttctttttttctcgttacataTTGTCCTATCAtcatttttcatattatgaaaTCATTGGTAgtgtaataatatgtaataaccATCGCGGTGTAATCGAGTTGTCGCAAAATGTTTGCGAAAGTGAAAGTCATCGCTGTCTGCTGTTGCACTTTCGGATAGTAAAGCGCTCACTCACTACAACAACTGACTTTGTCGTTTTCAGACTACGACAAGATGTTCAAACTAAGT
The DNA window shown above is from Dunckerocampus dactyliophorus isolate RoL2022-P2 chromosome 20, RoL_Ddac_1.1, whole genome shotgun sequence and carries:
- the cdca5 gene encoding sororin → MKGRTPPSLNGSLQRRRSPRLTSPLVNADNNMAPANSIAVKRSIVVRKIAPRKTTAQPEQDKENTPRRPKVSTPGLVPDCGRSSGAKKLTAMPSPILPPSSPKEPTADPQDAVWSQKVRRSYTRLSEKSFNSPEARETLFGFEKLQTPEVGRSVGRTTTGPDVSSCSFTSMLDADYCGPAFSEPDANIPGVAVVKEKRNRRKIQQIDVTELDALAAKMNAEFEEAEEFELVVE